In Anas acuta chromosome 21, bAnaAcu1.1, whole genome shotgun sequence, one genomic interval encodes:
- the LOC137843042 gene encoding interferon alpha-inducible protein 27-like protein 1, with protein MPIEIKKVVIGATAGVGMVLFSIPAAVSVLGFKAGGIAAGSIAATMMSVAAKANNGGVAAGSLVAVLQSIGAAGLPVGAKF; from the exons ATGCCAATTGAAATCAAAAAAGTGGTTATTGGGGCCACCGCTGGAGTAG GAATGGTGCTCTTCAGCATCCCAGCAGCCGTCTCTGTGTTGGGGTTTAAGGCGGGCGGCATCGCTGCGGGGTCCATAGCTGCCACGATGATGTCGGTGGCTGCCAAAGCCAACAACGGAGGAGTGGCTGCCGGCAGCCTTGTGGCCGTGCTACAGTCGATCG gagctgcaggactcCCTGTTGGTGCCAAATTTTAG